The stretch of DNA GAGGTGCCGGCGAGCGATCCCTTGGTGACGACGAGCGTGCGCGGCTCGTTGCGCCGGCCCCGGGGGGCGCGGGGCGCGGGGGAGGAGCGCCGGGGGGCGGGCCGCTTGGGCTTCTTGCTCTTGCCCTTGGTGGAGGGGCCGAGAAGATCGGTGCGGATGACACCGACCGCCATGATGACGAACAGCCAAAGCACCGCCAGGTAGGCGAGCTTGATCAGCATGAGGGTCAAGTCGGACATCGAACTGTTCTTCAGCCCCTGTCGTGCTCTGGCGGGCGGACCGGGTCGGCCCCGCCACCGCGTTCTCTCGGCTCGAACCCTAGGAGATCGACGGGGAAAAGCCCAACGGACCCGGTGCGCATCGGCGCCGCCCCGGACGGGGCGCCGCCTCTCCTCGGTCTGCCGTCGCTCCTGCTCTCCTGGATCCGTCCCCGCGGGTGCGGGGCGGTGCTCTGCAGAACTCGCCTGGACGAGTCCGCCCCCTCAGACGTCGAGGGGGCGGTTTCGGTTCACCCCGGATCGCGAAGATTCCGGGGCGGTTCGGGGGATTGTCCGGAGTGAAGCTGTAGGGGCCGCGGCGTTCAGTCGCGGCGGAACGTCATCGTGGTGCGTCCGAGGCTGATCCGGGTCCCGTCGACCAGGCCGGCCCGGCGCACCTGCTGGCCGTTGACGAAGGTGCCGTTGGTGGACCCCAGGTCGACCAGGACCGCGTCGTCGTCCTCGATCCGGATCTCGGCGTGGTGCCGGGAGACGCCGTTGTCCACCAGGCGCAGGTCGCAGTCGGTGCCGCGGCCGAGCAGGGTGACCGGGGTGTTGAGCTCATAGGACTGCTGCATGCCCTGGCTGGCGGCGCTGCCCTCCTGGGTGGCGCCCCCGGGCGAGATGAGCAGCCGGGGCCGGCCGGGGCTGGGGGCGCTGCCCCGCGGGGGCTCGCCGACGGGCTGGCGGATCTCCCCGCTCTCCACGGTGGAGCCGCGCACCACCCCGGAGCGGATCCGGAACCGTCCGGTCTGCAGCTCCGCGTCGGAGGAGAAGTGCACCCGCACCGGTCCGACGAAGGAGTACCCCTGCTCGGTGGCGTAGTCGCGGGCCAGTTTGGCGAGCTCCTGGCCGATGCTGTCGGCCATGGCGTCCATCTGTTCGCTGTCGCCCGCGGACAGCTCGACGATGAAGTCGTTGGGCACCAGGGTCCGGCCCTGGGCCACGATCGCCGCGCGCTCGTCCATCTCACGCTGCACGGCGCTGGCGATCTCGACGGGCTCCAACTTGGACTTGAAGGCCCGCGCGAAGGTGCCTTCGATCATGCCTTCAAGGCGGCGCTCGAAGCGTTGGAGCACTCCCACGAGGTACCTCCCTTACTCCACTCCGGTCTAGAACGATCGTAACCGGGTATCCGCGTCCTCTGTTTCACCCGCATCCCCCTTGCGCCCGGGGGAGGGCGGTGGGCCGGGAAAAAGGTGTGCACGAGCGGTCCCGCGACCGTGCTAGCCTTATCCATGTCGCCAGGCGGACGGCGCGGAGGAATCCGGATCACACGCAAGCGACACACTATATATATGTCACCTGGGCGGGTGGCGGAACGGTAGACGCGCACGGTTCAGGTCCGTGTGTCCGAAAGGACGTGAGGGTTCAAATCCCTCCTCGCCCACTCGGTAGCACCGAAGTGATTCAACCCCTGCGGCCCCGGATTCTTCCGGGGCCGCAGGGGTTTTCCCGTTTTTCCGAGGCTTCCGCGCGGCGGCCTCCCCGCGGGCCGGCGGCACCGGCCGGGGTCAGGTCCGCGGGTGGCCGATGCCGGTCGCGCCCAGTGCGCGCAGCGCCGTCTCCGCCACCCGGTCGGCGTAGTCCAGGGTGACCGGTTCGACCCTCTTCAGCCAGCGCTGGAACAGCGGGGCCCAGATCAGGTCGATGGCGGTGTCCAGGTCCAGGTCGGAGGGGAGCTGCCCGGCCCGCTGGGCGGAGCGCAGCCGCTCCCGCTTCATCGCGCGCAGCGGCTCCTCCAGCCGCTCGGCGTAGAGCGCGGCCAGTTCGGGGTCGTTGGCGATCTCGATGGTCAGCGCGCGCATCGGGCCGTCGTAGCGCGGATCGTTCAGCTCGCCGACGGTGGCGTGCAGCACACTCCTGAGGTCGGCTCCTAGGTCCCCGGTGTCCGGCAGGGAGCCCTTCCCGATCCCCTCCTCGGTCCCCTCGGAGAGCATCAGGAAGGAGTCGAAGAGCACCGCGCCCTTCGACGGCCACCAGCGGTAGATGGTCTGCTTGCCGACTCCGGCGCGGGCCGCGATGCCCTCGATGCTCAACCGGGGGTAGCCGACCTCGCCGACCAGTTCGAAGGCGGCGGTGAGGATCGCCCGCCGGGACGATTCGCTGCGCCGGGTCGCGTCGGGCCGGGATCTGCGCCGGACTGCCATGGCCGGGAACCTACCAAAGGACCTGCCAAAGGGGAGACGGAGCGGACCGTCTCATCCGGCGCGGGAACGGGCGCGCGGCCCCGCCGGGGCGGGGCCGCGCTCGGGGTCAGGGGGCCAGGACGGCGCCCATCTTGTCGTAGCGGTCCAGTTCGCAGCCGCCGGCCTTGTTGAACTCGGTGTCGATCTCGGTCTCGCCGAGATGGCCGGTGACCCGGGCGGTCTCCGGGCCGCCCATGATGTGGGTGCACATCGAGTCCTCCGGGACCTCCTCGAAGCCCTCGGCGCCGACCTCTTCCAGGGCGGCGCAGGCGGCCTCCGGGTCGGGGTGGTCGCCGCCGGCCGGTGAGCAGGTCAGCGTCCAGGACTCCGGCTCGGGGGCCTCGCCCTGGCCGGGGTCCTCCTGGTAGTCGATCTCGATGGACAGTTCGGTCTCGGGGGACGGGGATTCGGAGGGGACGGTGGACGGGTCGTCTGCGGGTGCCGCGACCTCCGTGGAGCCGCCGCCGCACGCCGCGGCTGTGAACAGCAGGGCCGCGAGCGCTGACGAGCGGGCCAGCGCGGTCGCTCTGATCTGCGTGCGCATAACCTTTGGACGCGGGGCGCCACAGGGCGGTTCCCCCGCGCAACGGAAAGTCGGATGAGGAGAGGCCCCGGTGTTTGGAGACAGCGTTCCGGTCGTGGAGGTCAGCACGGTTCCGGATGACGGATACCTGCTGGACGTTCGCGAGCAGGACGAGTGGGCGGCGGGCCGTGCTCCGCAGGCGGTGCACATCCCGCTGCACGAGCTGGCGCAGCGCGCGGCCGAGATCCCGCGGGACCGCCAGGTCTACGTGGTGTGCCGGGTCGGCGGCCGCTCGGCCCAGGCGGTGCAGGCGCTGAACGAGGCGGGCTGGCGCGCCGCCAACGTCGCCGGCGGGATGCAGGCCTGGGCGCTGTCCGGACGGCCGATGACCGCCGACGGCGACACGGAGCCCCGGGTGGCCTAGGCGATGATCTTGACGCTGCGGCCCTGTCCGCACGCGCTGACGGGACCGCAACGTCAAGATCATCGGAGGAGGGGACGGCGCCCCGATCCGCCCCTTCTTTTCCCGGCGGGGGCCCCGAACGGCGCTCGCGGTGGCACGATGGCCTGCGTGACCCCTCAACCCCCGGGGCCGAGCGCCGAGGCCGTGGTGGCCCTCTCCACCGACGCGATCGTCGCCGTGGACACCGAGTTCCGCGTCACCACGTGGAACCCGGCGGCCGAGCGGATGTTCGGCTGGAGAGAACGGGACGTGCTCGGCGCCCCCGCCCCGATCGTCCCGGCGGAGCTGCTCGCCGAGACGCACGCCGTCATGGAGCGGGCGCGCCAGGGCGGCACCGTCTCCATCGTCAGCCGCCGGGTGCGCCGCGACGGCGTCCTGATCGACGTGCAGGTCGACACCTCTTTCCTGCGCGACCGGGACGGCACCGAGGTCGGCTGGACGCACGTCTTCCGGCAGCGCCGGGACGGCACGGCGCCCGGTTCGCACCTGGTGGAGCGGGCCCGGCTGGTCCGCCGGCTCAACGACGTCGTCGCCGACATCAGCGCCGATCTGGACCTGGACGCGGTGCTGGACCGGATCGCGCGCAGCCTGACCGAGCTGACCGGCGCCGACGCCGGCGGGTTCGTGCTGATCGAGGGGGACCGGCTGCGCCTGGTCAGCCTCACCCGGCTCTCCGAGCACCTGAAGGGCTACACCGCGCCGCTGGACGGCAGCCTCTTCGGCGAGCTGCTGGGCAGCGGCAGGACCGTGCTGCTGGCCACCGAGGACGACCGCTCGCTGGACGACCTGATCTGGGCCGACCTGGAGGGCCTGCACACCATCGCGCTGGGCGTGTCCAGCGTCCAGGGGCGGCCCTACGGTGCGCTGTACGCGCTGTACAGCGGGCGCAAGGTGGGCCACGTCGAGCTGGAGCTGCTGGAGCTGCTCGCCGGGCACGCCGGGGTGGCGCTCGGCAACGCGCTGGCCTACCAGGAGATGGTGCGCCGGCGGGCGCAGGGCCAGGCGGTGGTCGACTCCAGCGCGGACGGCATCGCGCTGCTGGACGAGGCCGGCCGGGTGCGCACCTGGAACCGGGCCGCCGCCGAGCTCACCGGCTGCCCGCAGGAGGCGGTGGTGGGGCGGCCGCCGCCGTTCCCGCTGCCCGGGGCGGCCGCCGAGCCGCTGCGGCACCGGCTGGACGGCGGCCGGTGGGTGGAGATCCTGGTGACCGGGGTGCCCGGCACCGGCGAGCGGGTGGTGGACTTCCGCGACGTCACCCAGGCCAAGCAGCTGGAGGAGGAGAAGGACCTCTTCATGGCGACGGCCGGGCACGAGCTGCGCACCCCGGTGACGGTGGTGCAGGGGTTCGCCGGCACCCTGGTGCAGCGCTGGG from Nocardiopsis composta encodes:
- a CDS encoding FhaA domain-containing protein, with protein sequence MGVLQRFERRLEGMIEGTFARAFKSKLEPVEIASAVQREMDERAAIVAQGRTLVPNDFIVELSAGDSEQMDAMADSIGQELAKLARDYATEQGYSFVGPVRVHFSSDAELQTGRFRIRSGVVRGSTVESGEIRQPVGEPPRGSAPSPGRPRLLISPGGATQEGSAASQGMQQSYELNTPVTLLGRGTDCDLRLVDNGVSRHHAEIRIEDDDAVLVDLGSTNGTFVNGQQVRRAGLVDGTRISLGRTTMTFRRD
- a CDS encoding TetR/AcrR family transcriptional regulator, which gives rise to MAVRRRSRPDATRRSESSRRAILTAAFELVGEVGYPRLSIEGIAARAGVGKQTIYRWWPSKGAVLFDSFLMLSEGTEEGIGKGSLPDTGDLGADLRSVLHATVGELNDPRYDGPMRALTIEIANDPELAALYAERLEEPLRAMKRERLRSAQRAGQLPSDLDLDTAIDLIWAPLFQRWLKRVEPVTLDYADRVAETALRALGATGIGHPRT
- a CDS encoding SSI family serine proteinase inhibitor; its protein translation is MRTQIRATALARSSALAALLFTAAACGGGSTEVAAPADDPSTVPSESPSPETELSIEIDYQEDPGQGEAPEPESWTLTCSPAGGDHPDPEAACAALEEVGAEGFEEVPEDSMCTHIMGGPETARVTGHLGETEIDTEFNKAGGCELDRYDKMGAVLAP
- a CDS encoding rhodanese-like domain-containing protein, translating into MFGDSVPVVEVSTVPDDGYLLDVREQDEWAAGRAPQAVHIPLHELAQRAAEIPRDRQVYVVCRVGGRSAQAVQALNEAGWRAANVAGGMQAWALSGRPMTADGDTEPRVA
- a CDS encoding PAS domain S-box protein, whose protein sequence is MACVTPQPPGPSAEAVVALSTDAIVAVDTEFRVTTWNPAAERMFGWRERDVLGAPAPIVPAELLAETHAVMERARQGGTVSIVSRRVRRDGVLIDVQVDTSFLRDRDGTEVGWTHVFRQRRDGTAPGSHLVERARLVRRLNDVVADISADLDLDAVLDRIARSLTELTGADAGGFVLIEGDRLRLVSLTRLSEHLKGYTAPLDGSLFGELLGSGRTVLLATEDDRSLDDLIWADLEGLHTIALGVSSVQGRPYGALYALYSGRKVGHVELELLELLAGHAGVALGNALAYQEMVRRRAQGQAVVDSSADGIALLDEAGRVRTWNRAAAELTGCPQEAVVGRPPPFPLPGAAAEPLRHRLDGGRWVEILVTGVPGTGERVVDFRDVTQAKQLEEEKDLFMATAGHELRTPVTVVQGFAGTLVQRWDRLDEAARRDAVRTIAERSGTLARLVENLLIGSAARSGELCVGAGPFDLRRLIRETAAAFDAASARHTLLLDVPEELPPALGDPVATDVIVGQLLENAFKYSPDGGRVLVRAREEGGRLVVVVEDEGVGIAPGDEERIFGRFVQGEAGDRRRFGGIGLGLYIVRRLARAQGGDVTGATAGGVTRMRFTLHRGVPGGRSPAAEAGGSGVSGPSSTRSEPDCGADRPR